The following proteins are encoded in a genomic region of Methanoculleus bourgensis MS2:
- a CDS encoding DUF424 domain-containing protein, whose product MMYLKVHHIPGAGEVVAACDSELLGVTLMHGDVEVCITGGFYGTERATEEEVGRALADATNANIIGKRVVAIAIALGLVSEDDCVMIGDIPHAQVFGI is encoded by the coding sequence ATGATGTACCTGAAAGTGCACCACATACCGGGTGCCGGTGAGGTGGTGGCCGCCTGCGACTCCGAGCTCCTGGGCGTCACCCTGATGCACGGAGACGTGGAAGTCTGCATCACCGGAGGGTTCTACGGCACGGAGCGTGCCACCGAGGAAGAGGTCGGCCGGGCTCTTGCTGACGCAACGAACGCAAACATCATCGGGAAGCGTGTCGTAGCCATCGCCATCGCCCTGGGGCTTGTCAGTGAAGATGACTGCGTCATGATCGGCGATATCCCCCATGCCCAGGTATTTGGGATATGA
- a CDS encoding dihydroneopterin aldolase family protein, with translation MITDREKAAFEAGIKLGAIYHQFVGTPIARETAASVEAAIEQAVSLQPYVTKIRVRLNRDLMVSNRFGYSELAGKMFDVEITTTVGETVCRARLRLEDDYPMMEVVEIS, from the coding sequence ATGATCACCGACCGCGAGAAGGCCGCGTTTGAAGCAGGCATCAAACTCGGCGCCATCTACCACCAGTTCGTCGGGACGCCCATCGCCCGCGAGACCGCAGCGTCCGTTGAGGCCGCAATCGAGCAGGCCGTCAGCCTCCAGCCCTACGTGACCAAGATCCGTGTCAGGCTGAACCGCGATCTCATGGTCTCAAACCGGTTCGGCTACTCGGAACTTGCCGGGAAGATGTTTGATGTCGAGATCACGACCACGGTTGGGGAGACCGTCTGCCGGGCCAGACTGCGCCTCGAGGACGACTACCCCATGATGGAGGTCGTCGAGATCTCATGA
- a CDS encoding TatD family hydrolase, whose translation MKLSGIPITDDHIHIDPVNGRGIEAAKDFRRSGGTHIFLVSKPSWSFGITPSSGEDYRGVFDATLRVADMVRETGLVVFPVLGVHPAEMSRLAERMSLDAAAGVMMAGLDLAARYVEEGEAVALKSGRPHYEVAPEVLSVSNAVLFHALELGAACGCAVQLHAESGPCADVVEMAGRAGIPVERVVKHFATPDTPLTPSLIARHEDIPALARAGRRFTMESDYMDENDRPGAVIGPKSVPRFTRRYLEGGLITEEDAWRIHADTPSRTYGVDIVLPSRNSAPF comes from the coding sequence ATGAAACTCTCCGGGATACCGATCACCGACGACCATATCCACATCGACCCGGTAAACGGCCGGGGCATCGAGGCCGCGAAGGACTTCCGGCGCAGCGGGGGGACGCATATCTTCCTCGTCTCAAAGCCCTCCTGGTCGTTTGGCATCACACCCTCCTCGGGCGAAGACTATCGAGGGGTCTTCGATGCAACGCTCCGGGTGGCCGATATGGTCAGAGAGACCGGGCTCGTGGTCTTTCCGGTCCTCGGCGTCCACCCGGCAGAGATGAGCCGTCTCGCTGAGAGGATGAGCCTGGATGCGGCCGCCGGGGTTATGATGGCGGGGCTTGACCTCGCGGCCCGCTACGTCGAGGAAGGGGAGGCGGTCGCCTTAAAGAGCGGCCGGCCCCACTACGAGGTAGCCCCGGAGGTGCTTAGCGTCTCAAACGCGGTCCTCTTCCACGCCCTCGAACTCGGGGCCGCGTGCGGGTGCGCCGTCCAGCTCCATGCCGAGAGCGGCCCCTGCGCCGACGTCGTCGAGATGGCCGGGCGGGCAGGAATCCCGGTTGAGCGGGTCGTCAAACACTTCGCGACCCCTGATACCCCGCTCACCCCCTCCCTCATTGCGCGGCACGAGGATATCCCGGCGCTTGCCCGGGCCGGGCGGCGGTTCACCATGGAGAGCGACTACATGGACGAGAACGACCGGCCCGGTGCGGTGATCGGCCCGAAGTCGGTCCCGCGGTTCACGCGCCGTTACCTGGAAGGGGGGCTCATCACCGAAGAGGATGCCTGGCGCATCCACGCCGATACCCCGTCGCGCACTTACGGCGTGGATATCGTCCTTCCTTCGCGGAACAGCGCACCTTTTTGA
- a CDS encoding 60S ribosomal export protein NMD3, translating to MTIQTSICPRCGQPTEGGLCPQCRAADTRLLSCESRVTAVYCPVCDSQKRGKTWSDLRMPREDLIAELAVSAMSIHEDAKNVRLTVRSEETASNRTACTLDVEATLYSVPVHETCEVEILWQKEACDRCSRISGGYYEGIVQVRATDRKINGYEREVAVSIAEQTEESLQQAGDRLSFISELEDSKDGVDITVGSQHLGQEIARMITGALGGRYTTHPKLVGEKEGKALYRVTYSIRLPYYQKGDVVVSRGDYFEVREIERQQRLRVFDLKAGVARTLTEAEVERLIGNVREAESALVVFTQPNVVGLMDPRTYRTRELDAVPWTFPVEGQPIRVLRDEEQDRLVIVG from the coding sequence ATGACCATACAGACAAGCATCTGCCCCCGTTGCGGGCAACCGACCGAGGGAGGACTCTGCCCGCAGTGCCGGGCCGCTGATACCAGGCTGCTCTCCTGCGAGTCCCGCGTGACCGCGGTCTACTGCCCGGTCTGCGACTCGCAGAAGCGCGGCAAGACCTGGTCTGACCTGCGGATGCCGCGTGAAGACCTCATCGCCGAACTGGCGGTATCGGCGATGAGCATCCATGAGGATGCAAAGAACGTCAGGCTCACGGTCCGGTCGGAGGAGACCGCGTCGAACAGGACGGCCTGCACCCTCGATGTGGAGGCAACCCTCTACTCGGTCCCGGTCCACGAGACCTGCGAGGTCGAGATCCTCTGGCAGAAGGAGGCCTGTGACCGGTGCAGCCGGATCTCAGGCGGCTACTACGAGGGGATCGTCCAGGTGCGGGCTACGGACAGAAAGATCAACGGCTACGAGCGCGAGGTCGCCGTGAGCATCGCGGAGCAGACCGAAGAGTCCCTCCAGCAGGCCGGGGACCGGCTCTCGTTTATATCGGAACTTGAGGACTCCAAGGACGGCGTCGATATCACCGTCGGGTCCCAGCACCTCGGCCAGGAGATCGCCCGGATGATCACGGGGGCGCTCGGCGGGCGGTATACGACCCACCCGAAACTGGTCGGCGAGAAAGAAGGCAAAGCGCTCTACCGCGTCACCTACTCCATCCGTCTCCCCTACTACCAGAAGGGGGACGTGGTGGTGTCCCGGGGCGACTACTTCGAGGTCCGCGAGATCGAGAGGCAGCAGCGCCTCCGGGTCTTTGACCTGAAGGCGGGCGTTGCCCGGACCCTCACCGAAGCGGAGGTCGAGCGCCTTATCGGAAACGTCCGTGAGGCTGAGTCGGCGCTCGTCGTCTTCACGCAGCCAAACGTCGTGGGGCTCATGGACCCGAGGACCTACCGGACCCGGGAACTCGACGCTGTTCCCTGGACGTTCCCGGTGGAGGGGCAGCCGATACGGGTGCTCCGCGACGAAGAGCAGGACCGTCTGGTCATCGTCGGGTGA
- a CDS encoding class I SAM-dependent methyltransferase: MRARKVPAAALAGLLDAEWVDRTRRPYVRDGTAWVPVREGFPADEDLPEREVYRGRGYHLVGDVAVLHGDAPTEEELAGLVHHCRPRGVIRVKGFVGEMRIPDVEVLYGTVGEVRHREEGYTFILDPGRVMFAQGNRNEKARIAALVRPGERVADMFAGIGYFTIPAASSGATVHAMEINQTAFEYLQRNIIENHVADRVRAEVGDCRALLSGVYDRVLMGHFDAPSMLADALAHVRSGSVLHVHSIGDAEPTTREAVAEAGLAATVTSRRVKKYGPHAWHMVQDVTIS; encoded by the coding sequence GTGCGTGCGCGGAAGGTGCCGGCTGCCGCTCTCGCCGGTCTTCTGGACGCTGAGTGGGTGGACCGCACCCGTCGGCCCTACGTCCGCGACGGTACCGCCTGGGTCCCGGTCAGGGAGGGGTTCCCGGCCGATGAGGACCTCCCTGAGCGGGAGGTCTACCGCGGCCGCGGCTACCACCTCGTCGGGGACGTCGCTGTGCTTCACGGCGATGCACCGACTGAGGAGGAACTGGCCGGACTCGTCCACCACTGCCGTCCCCGCGGGGTTATCCGGGTGAAGGGATTTGTGGGCGAGATGCGCATCCCTGATGTGGAGGTTCTCTACGGCACCGTCGGGGAGGTGCGCCACCGTGAAGAGGGCTACACCTTCATCCTCGACCCGGGCCGGGTTATGTTTGCGCAAGGCAACCGCAACGAGAAGGCGAGGATCGCCGCTCTCGTCAGGCCCGGGGAGCGGGTCGCCGATATGTTCGCCGGGATCGGCTACTTCACCATACCGGCGGCCTCAAGCGGCGCGACGGTCCACGCGATGGAGATCAACCAGACAGCATTTGAATACCTGCAGCGAAACATTATAGAAAACCATGTCGCGGACCGTGTCAGGGCAGAGGTCGGAGACTGCCGGGCGCTCCTCTCCGGCGTCTATGACCGGGTCCTGATGGGGCACTTCGACGCCCCGTCGATGCTCGCCGACGCTCTCGCCCATGTCCGTAGCGGGAGCGTGCTGCATGTCCACAGTATCGGCGATGCGGAACCCACGACCCGGGAGGCGGTGGCCGAGGCCGGGCTGGCGGCGACGGTCACCTCCCGCCGGGTGAAGAAGTATGGCCCGCACGCGTGGCATATGGTGCAGGATGTGACGATATCGTGA